The genomic segment aggcggAGGGACAGGGGTGAGTTGCCTCAGCAGCCATCTGGGGCTCTGCCCACGTCCTCAGCCTCAGCACATGCTGGGGGAGCCAGGACAGAGCACAAGGGATGTGCCAGCCACTCCCTGGCTCAGACACTTTGTCCTCACACCCACAACTCTTTGCTTCCCCAGgccctggcagctgctcctgtgccGCTCCTGTGCTGCCGAAGGCACCCACCGGCGCTGCTCCAACTTGACCAACAGCACAGGCACCTGGGACTGCGACAGGTGCGCTGGCCTgggcaccagcagccaggcagcaccggggccaTTACAAGGTATCCCGGTGACTGACAGTACAAGGCAGGAGAGAGACCAGGCGACGATCCGCCATGTACTTTGGGCACCAGACACCTTTAACCAGCCCCAAAGACGCCATGAGACCAGTGCTGAGAGCAGCACTCACAGCCCTAACGCTGAAACAGCACCAGGAACCTCCAATCGCCCCACGGTGCCCGAAGGCAGACTCCCCGCCGGCCAGCGGGGGCAACCCCAGACAAGAAGCCGCTCACCGCTGGAATGTCCAGCCCCAGATCCCCAGAGACGGCCCCGAAGACGACGCAGGAGCAGCCACGCACCAGAAaacggtgctgggagcagcagcagcaccagatctGCCAGGGGGGCGGCATCGGGGTCCCCCAGTGGATCCCCAGGGCCTAGGCGGAGACGACgctccagccagcaggggaCGGCCCGGACAAGAAGCCGCTCCCCGTTACAACATCAGGCCCCAAATACCCAGAGGCAGACCCAAAGACGGCGTGGGAGCAGACGTGCTACAACCCCCAgtgctcagggcagcagcagcagcagctttgaaagCGAAACGGCACCGGGGTCCTCCAGCGATTCCCCGGTGCCTGAacgcagcagccgctccagccacgCCGGGCCAGTCCGGATGCGAAGCCGCTCCCGGTTACAACATCGGGCCCCAAATCCCTACGGCCGGCCTGAACAACGCCACGGGAGCAgccgtgctccagccccacgtCCTGGCTCCAGTCCCCAGCCGCCATCACAATAAAGCTTGCTGCCAATCCCATCTGTGCTGAGAGATCACACGCGCGTCGGCTTCAGCCTCACTCGCACGACTAAGCCGTGtctccctgcttccttccctcccccccattaGATTGATTAGGAAAGCAACGCAATTCCAGTAAGCACGTTTGGCTTAATCACATTGTCCAAAAGGGGTTACGATCTACACAGCCAGACATGTCGTTTGGGCTGCACATGTCCCAGTTATTAGCCAACCGTCACCCTGTAGACTATGGCACGTAGAGTTAGGAGCCGCGAAGTTAAAGTGTCTTTGACGAATTGTAGTATGACCTTTCCCTGTGAGATTCCAAAGTTTCACTCCATTAAAACACCCCTCTGTTTCTAACTGCGCATTCATTAGCGCAGGCCCATGAGTTTTCAGGTCAGAATCAGTACGATACAAGCTTGCATCTCCCACATCCAAGTGAAAACCATGCTTAGGTGTGATTGTTGCACAACCACAATTGCACGCAGTTACAATTCCTTGCCGTCCCCACCCACGTTGAACTTGGGCATCATAACGCACCACGGGGCCTTATCACATGCATGGGC from the Anser cygnoides isolate HZ-2024a breed goose chromosome 10, Taihu_goose_T2T_genome, whole genome shotgun sequence genome contains:
- the LOC136791651 gene encoding pineapple eye protein-like; its protein translation is MGLLCSFQQCFVCGERGATITCTETGCERSFHLPCASEGECVTQFFGQYRSFCWEHRPQQAVQAAPEQDTICIICMDPVGDSKSYHTMVCPACSHAWFHRGCIQEMAIHTDNVHIKCPICRNRVEFRSELCIMGIRGIQVPVRGPTWENNNASASLQERRRRCTVGECLYPQGREQAEGQGPWQLLLCRSCAAEGTHRRCSNLTNSTGTWDCDRCAGLGTSSQAAPGPLQGIPVTDSTRQERDQATIRHVLWAPDTFNQPQRRHETSAESSTHSPNAETAPGTSNRPTVPEGRLPAGQRGQPQTRSRSPLECPAPDPQRRPRRRRRSSHAPENGAGSSSSTRSARGAASGSPSGSPGPRRRRRSSQQGTARTRSRSPLQHQAPNTQRQTQRRRGSRRATTPSAQGSSSSSFESETAPGSSSDSPVPERSSRSSHAGPVRMRSRSRLQHRAPNPYGRPEQRHGSSRAPAPRPGSSPQPPSQ